The nucleotide sequence AGGCTGCGATTTTTAGTTTGGTGTTGCCTAAGACTTGGTCTTCGCTGGTTCTGTTGGCGGCTGCTAAGAGGGAGAGCATTTCGTTGAGGTATTCGTCTCCTGAGGCGAGTTTGTATCTTTCAAGGATTTGGTCGCATGCTTGGATGGGGTCTGTGGGTTGTGTTTGTGTGTAGCGTGGGGGGTAGATGGGGAAGCCTTCAAGCTGGTTGAGTTGGAAAAGAGAGAAGTGTCCGTTTCTAAACCGCAGCGTTAGCTCCAGTTCGCTAAAGCTGTTTCTAAATGAGTACTTGAAGACTTCTTCTATAACGCCGCCTAAGTCTGCGCGTTCTTCTACGGTGCTGCTCTCAAGCGTTGCCTGATACTGGCTAATGTCCAGTTGAATCACGTCCCTGATGATGGTCATGGATTTGGCGGCGGAAGTGCTCCACGCAAGCAACTGCTCATTTTGCTTTTCAAGCCTTTCATAATCTGCGTGCAACGCTTGGTAATCGTCGGATAACTGGTTAAACGAAGCATACTGAACCGCTGACATGGTGGCTAAAACTATGATGGCTATTAAAAAGGCGGCGTAGAGGGTTTTCCATCTTAACGGTAGGGTTGAGAAGCGTTTGGCGTGGATGTCGGGCACTTCTTCTGCGCCTTTCATCATGGACACTGAGGCTTTGCCAAAGCTTGACAGTTTGTATTTGCCTGCCTCATCTTTGACGACAAGCTCACCCAAGTTTTCAAGGTGATACGTTAAATGTGAACTGGGGGTTCCTAGTTCTTCAAGCATCTGCGAAAAAGTCATGTCCTTCTCTGAGAGCATGCGCAAAATTTTTCGCCGAGCCGGATGCTTCAAAGAGCTAAACATTATCGAATAAGTCTCTTCTTCCGAGCTGAACATTCAAACCCCTTCTGAACAATTACACAGTTGCTTTTTTAGAGTTTTCGTAAAAACTCCCTTGTCAATAAACCTGACGTAGAACATTGTATAGTATTATTTTCTTGTGACAAGAAATCTGTACAAAAACTGTTTTATCCAAAAATCGCCCTTGTGCATTAACTGTTTGAGGCTTCACTATGAAGAAAACTACACGGCAACAAAAAAACACCTGCTTGGACACGGGTAGTTTTGGGTCTGGTCTAAAGATAAAATATTTTTCTGTTATGGTTTTTGAAGAGGATGGTAAGACTATTTTTCAGCCGATGGTCAACGGGAAAGACACTAAGGCTCTTGAAGAATTCTTCCAAAACGGCTCTCTTGAAGTTTGGCTTCCCAACGGCGCAGCCGACGCGGAGGGTTTTGATGTTTCCATCTTAAAGTATCGTCCTGTAGTTCAGGTTGCATCCAAGCAAGCCTGCGCAATGGCTAAAAGCGCTTCTAGAACCTCGCTGCGAACAAGCCCCCTAAACTCGACACACGCAGCAACCAAACCCATCGACCCCCACAACCCCAACAGTGAAGTCATAACCAAAAAATTACCGTAACACAGAAGGCAACCAAAATTGACAACTTGTAAAGCTCCCCTGTACATGGTAACGTGGCGGTGTACGCGCCGATGTGTTGGCAACTGCCTGTACTGCAGCTATACTCCTCCTGTTAAGCCCGAGGACGCTGAAGTAGACACGAAACTGGGCTACAAAATAGTTGACGAGGTTTACGATTTTGGTTCTCCATGGTTTGGAATAAGCGGCGGCGAACCGCTAGTGCGTGAGGACATTTTTGATATAATCGAGTACGCAAGGCGCATGGGCTTTGAAATCAGCCTCATCACCAGCGGCTTTGCCTTTGACGAAAAACGCTTAGACAAACTCGTCAAAAACGAAGTCCACACCGCTGTCAGCGTGGACGGCACCCCAGAATCCAACGATATCATCCGCGGCAAAGGCAGCTACAACAAAGCAGTTCACGCCATGAAAAAACTCTCCGAAAACGGGTTACTTGACTGCGTAGTAACCACCATGACCAAATACAACATCAAAGACATGGCGCACCCAGCAGAGCTCGCAAAAGAGTACGGCGCACGCATGGTCGTCTACCACAACTTGGTTCCTGTGGGCAGGGCAGAAAGTAACATGCCTGATTTGGCGCCTACGCCTGACGAGTACGAAACCGCTTTTAACGAAATCTACGATTTGCAGGTCAAGCTTTTGGGGCAAGTTAAGATTAATGTGTATTCGCCGTTTTATGCGCGGATTGTGCGTCAACGTAATCCTGTTGATTTTTGGGATTGGTTTAGGAACGGCTACTTGGGTAAATGCAGCATAGGCGGCAACTACGTTAGCGTAACTGAAAACGGGGACTACCGCGCCTGTGGCTTCCACGAAGGACACCGCATAGGCAACGTTAAAACCAAGACCCTAAAGACCGCGTGGAATGACCTGCAAGAATCCAGCTTGTACCTGAAACTGCGTGATAAAAGCAACATCAAAGGCAAATGCGGCGTTTGCGAGTACCGAGAAATCTGCGGAGGCTGCCGAACCCGCTCTGAATACTACACAGGCGACCTGTTCGAATCAGACCCAGCTTGCGCTTACATCCCAAAAGTGTTGCGAGGGGAATAAAGGGTTTCATTCACTCTCTCTCCTATTTTGGCCTGGTGGGTTCAACTCCCACCCCCCCGCACTCCCACTAACCCCTTCCTTCTCCACTAACAAACACCCCAACCCGCCCAAACACGAACCTATTTGCCATCTATTAGGTTCCAAATTTTAATTCTATGCAGAAACCATAGGGGAGGGGGGGGGGTCT is from Candidatus Bathyarchaeota archaeon and encodes:
- a CDS encoding winged helix-turn-helix domain-containing protein produces the protein MKHPARRKILRMLSEKDMTFSQMLEELGTPSSHLTYHLENLGELVVKDEAGKYKLSSFGKASVSMMKGAEEVPDIHAKRFSTLPLRWKTLYAAFLIAIIVLATMSAVQYASFNQLSDDYQALHADYERLEKQNEQLLAWSTSAAKSMTIIRDVIQLDISQYQATLESSTVEERADLGGVIEEVFKYSFRNSFSELELTLRFRNGHFSLFQLNQLEGFPIYPPRYTQTQPTDPIQACDQILERYKLASGDEYLNEMLSLLAAANRTSEDQVLGNTKLKIAASGDNAIILIHYTENQTDFSAKRIQIVSENHIITELRDDWFIYEVENAQTNISAEQAIEIAKTAAEDYEWDANGVHVSNFIVLDDPVSAEFYPQPRTEPLTLVPYWYVTLHLDMTYPGGVNVIAVGVWADTGEIANIQALSEQVTQITT
- a CDS encoding radical SAM protein, yielding MTTCKAPLYMVTWRCTRRCVGNCLYCSYTPPVKPEDAEVDTKLGYKIVDEVYDFGSPWFGISGGEPLVREDIFDIIEYARRMGFEISLITSGFAFDEKRLDKLVKNEVHTAVSVDGTPESNDIIRGKGSYNKAVHAMKKLSENGLLDCVVTTMTKYNIKDMAHPAELAKEYGARMVVYHNLVPVGRAESNMPDLAPTPDEYETAFNEIYDLQVKLLGQVKINVYSPFYARIVRQRNPVDFWDWFRNGYLGKCSIGGNYVSVTENGDYRACGFHEGHRIGNVKTKTLKTAWNDLQESSLYLKLRDKSNIKGKCGVCEYREICGGCRTRSEYYTGDLFESDPACAYIPKVLRGE